One Nicotiana tomentosiformis chromosome 1, ASM39032v3, whole genome shotgun sequence genomic window, gctgagtgcctgtcaacaagtcaataccaaaattgatatccctatcgggtggcatgcccgaaacATCTGccggaaatacatctggatagtctctcactaccggaaccgACTCAaaggtaggagtatcaacactgacatctctcacaaaggctaggtaTGCATCacgccccttctcaaccatccgccgtgtcttaaggaaggaaacaaccctgctaggaacgtaatccaaagtacccctccactccaaccgtggtaaacctggcatagctaatgtcatagtcttggcgtgacaatctagaatagcatgatagggcgacaagcAATCCATGCCTAAggtaacatcaaagtctaccataatgggcaacaatagatcaactttggtctcaaaacctctaataacaactaaacacgaccaatacacacggtccacaataatagaatctcccacaggcactcaaagaatcacgagatatacccaaatacggagcaaagtaagatgatacatatgagtaAGTTGAGCCTGGATCACATAatattgatgcatctctatgacaaactagaacaatacctaTAATAACTGCGACTGATACAACCGTCTCCGTCCTACCGAAAAAAGCATAACATGGCCTGACCTCGCCCTCTATGGACCCCTatccgcctgacctccacccctagctggttgtgcggGTGGAGTGGGAACTGGAGTAGTAATCATGGCCTTAGAAGTTTGTGGACCCGGtggaatacgtagagcctgggtagtcagtggaggtgcacccctccttaGTCTGGGCAATCCTTCACCATATgacgggtatcaccacactcaaagcaagctctcggtGGGCGTGGCTGCTGAAACTAGCTCGTACCTAGGTGCCTTGACTGaacgctgaaagcaccccatacaggaggtgcactagacaatggcggtgcataatgggcaacctaAGACCTGTAAGTAGCCGGAGTATCACAAGAAactggaagtgttgaatgaactgGATGGCTAACATAGCCCTTGACAtgtcgggctgcaactggggcacgggtaccactatatcagccagaatctcgaggcctcttggcctccctgtcctttCTCTCTCATGGCCCTGCATACCCTTCGGTTTCCGTGCGACCTTCACCACCTGCTTATATggggtatctgtctccaactctcgagccatgctgaatctaataccatatttGAGTCCTTCAATGAATCGACAGACTCGCTCATTAACTGTGgaaaccaaggtaggtgcatgtctggacaactcactgaatctgacagcatactctgacactgtcatagtaccttggcgcagctgctcaaactccgcgcaccATGCATCCACTGGGCTACCCTCCTTGtaagcccgccaccactgatacgctgctctcGATAGCTAGAATagagtaaaagcaaccccgctcgtctccacaatacccatggtgcgatGAATACAGTGATATTTctctagaaaaccttgtgcatcctctgtagctaggcCACTCAAGTAGGAGGATGaaacttcttgtacctctcaagtctaagctccTACTCCTCAGATATtattgccctaacctcgggctgaactgaaATAAtaggctgcactggtataacctctgggacctgatcaacatggatCCGTTGCTTTGGGGTACGGGCCGCGGGAGTCCGAGCTCCCCTCCCCCCAGCCTGCAATAttgctggtgcaagtggaattaaccccgCCTAAGCTatagtaccaaacatgctcaagaacagTGCGAGGGTATCCTAAAGTACAGGGGTGGCAACAGGCGCCATAGGTGCCTGCCTCCCGACTGGagttactggtggctcctctttcacagctcgggcaggtgctctggttgcaccacgtgcccttcctcggcctctgccccaggCCAGGTGCCTCGCGACTCTAGTAGGGGCACGGGagtctgatcgtcggatccagcgatgcgtgtcctcaccatcattGAGATAATATATAGACAAAGATTCAGAATTTCAAAgccaacaaattcgcacgataaataatcaaagaagtggagtttcttaacaattccatagcctctcgaagataagtacagatgtctctgtaccgatctgcaagactctactaaacctacttatgactcataatacctatgaacctagagctctgataccaacttgtcacgaccccaatctcGCACCataagatgtcgtgatgacatctagcctctaagactatgtaagctaTACATTAAGAAATAACGAAAATAATAATAGAACTTCTAATTTAAACCAACAAGCTATCACAAAAGAATGTAACTCCAACAACTGGCAATAGCTCCCAAAATATGGTGaaactaagtcataagctctacacgagtatactgaaacatccctaatacatcactctatatatatatataaaacgtaAGCAATAGAAAATAAGgacagagggtgactccgaggcctgagGACtttgacaggtataccttgaaagtCTTTGATCTGGAAGATCTACTCACTGGTGCCTAGCCTGGTATGAGGTACCTCGATCTCCACAAAAAATGTTCAAAAGCGTAATATGAgaataccacaatggtacccagtaagtatcaaccaTAATTTCTGTAGAGTGGTGAATAATTCAATAGTTGAATAATTAACAAGGAAATAAGGAAACAGTAACTTCAACTGAGTATGTTAGGACAAATACAAGTATTAACAATgccaaataaagcatgtaaggatagattaaCGATGGCACGACCCAAATATCAAcatgtcgtaatggcacctatcacggcactaggcaagccaacaaccacCAATAACTACACATTTTTAAATTGAAAACTAGATGAAATAGGTCTAACAGTAGTAACTCTCATAAATAGCCGATAAGAAATGCTGCATCTCAAATACAAAATTCTGAAAAATcagggtatcactgagtacatgagcatctaaatgacaatacAGTCATGACTTCAAATACAACTGTCTGGAAAGAAAGAATAGTTCTAAATAAAGGAAAAGAAGGAGAGTTAAGGTCTGCAgatgccaaagcagctacctcaaaaatcTCCAAGAAGATAAAGCTCCAAACCTAGCAACCATCGTGcctagaagtacctggatctgcacacgaagtgcagagtgtagtatgagtacaaccgacccagtgtactcaataagtaacagttTGAGCTCAATaaggataaaatatgccaagtatgactaatATGAGGTATGTTACATttcgatatctacatgtcaaatatgcatgtcaattgTAATGCAACACCGTGATAAAGCCATATACTCATACTCTCGGAGTATTAATCCTTATTCACCACGGTCAACCACTCAGtgctcccaatcactcagcattcccaatcactcagcactctcaatcactcggtactcgcactcgcactcacactcaataTGTACCTGTGCCCACTGCTGGTATCTCAGGCTCCAGAGGGGCGGATCTTGCCTAAGTGATAATATAagacaatcatggcatgaatcaataaattccgatgcggcgtgcagcccgatcacataaatatcactcccaatcaggccctcggtctcactcagtcatcaatctctccagtctctcggctcacaaatctcatgacaatcaacccaaacaatgataatatgatgtagcAATAAATGGAaattgagactgagatatgacatgCAATTGATAGATGTGagtgagtacataattgcaatttaagcaaataaatcaAGAGCAGAAGTGACCTCAGTGTGTCCCAACAAAACATGTAtatagtctaagcatgatttctaacattgattgtagctcaattactctaacaagtaggaGTTTCATGAATAGCAGCAGGCTTTGATAACTACACACTACCACGAAATTAACTTGGTCACAAtttccatggtgcacgcccacacgatCTTCACCTAGCATGCGCGCCACCTCAACGCCAACCACATAACATGTATTTCAAGGATTCATATCCttataaccaagtttagaagtgttacttacctcaaaccgtgcaaatctctactctaacaagcccttgccttgctaatcggcctccgaacgactcgaatctatccacaaataacttaatacaatcaacacaatctataggaatcaattccaaatgataaagctaggtttttaaataaaagtaaaaaagtcaaccccaggcccacatctcggaatccgataaaattaacaaaatccgaacatcTATTCaataacaagtccaaccataccaaaattactcattTCCGATCTCAACtcaaccttcaaatccttaaattatagTCTATGAAATTTCACAAATCTTCCCCAATATTTCCaattcaaaacactaattaaatggtaaaaataatgatagattcatgtatattaaccaaatctgagttagaatcacttaacccaattaaattctttaaaatcccttcaagaatcgcccaaatccgaggtcTCTGGCTCAAAATATGTGTAATGGGTTCAAACCCACGATTTTGATATTTTAATAGTATGCCCAATGATTACACTACGCGATCACGGAATTTTTCTCgagatcgcgaagaacaaaatattCAGTACCAAAAACCTTATATACGAATGCACTCTCCAAGTCGCGAACATGGTGACTAACTTCCCATAAAGACTCACGTGATCACGAATAACAACACGTGAAACATTCCCAGGCCtcctcttccttcttcgcgaacgcgtcccctccaacgcgttcgcgtagcacaacCCCGCAAAGATTCGCTATCGCAGACGTAACCTCACGAACGCACAATGCAAATTCCCACCTGCCGGACTTAACCCTACGCAATCTTGGTCCTCCTTTCacgatcgcgaaagaggaaatCAACAACTCTGACTTCACACACGTCCAAAAATGagccgaacatgatccgaatcacacccgaggcccccaggaccccatccaaacataccaacatttcctaaaacatcatatgaactcgctcgaagtctcaaatcacatcaaacaacactaaaacctcGAACTGCATATAGAttgaagcctaatgaacttatgtgCTTCTTACTTCCAAAACTTATACCGTAaaataccaaaccaactccgattaacctaaaattttgcacataggtcataaatgacacaaaggacctattccaacttcctgaaccaaaatccaagcccggtaaccacaaaatcaactatcggtcaaacttctcaactctccaaacttaaacttttccaacttttgccaattcaagccaaaatcacctacggacctccaaatcaatatccagacacactcctaagtctaaaatcaccatacaaagctattagaactgtcaaaactccattcctgagtcaataacaacaacaacctagtagaatgctactagtggggtttggggaaggtagagtgtacgcagaccttacccctaccccgtagtcatttacacataagtcaacatccggccaactctttcaacttaggcttccaacatTGGGACTACATGTCCCAGTCCATTCCGAAAAATTTTCGGAACCAAACCAACAACCCCGACAAATAATATATCAACAATTGAGCATAGAATGAgaaataaatgggggaatggggttacaatactcaaaatgaccggtggggtcgttatattctccccctctaaaacaaacgttcatcctcaaacgggtctagaggCATACCCGgggtctcaaataggcatggatatctgctccgcatctcttgatcggtctcccaagtggcttcctcgactagctgacctctccattgtactttcattgaagctatattctttgacctcaacttccaaacatgccaatctaaaatggccaccggatccatatcataagtcaaatctccatctaactgaatcgtgctaaagtctaaaacatgagacggatcgtcgaaatacttctggagcatggaaacatgaaacactagatgaactctcgatagaataggcggcaatgcaagcttagccacttctccaatcctctcaagcacctcaaaatggTCAATATATCGAggcctcaacttgcccttcttcccaaatatcataacacccttcatgggcgaaactctgagcaataccttctcccccaccatgtagGCAGCATTAGGAACCTTTCAAtcggcgtaactcttttgtctagagaGTGCCATGCGAAGcctatcctgaatcaacttaaccttttacaaagcatcctgaaccaagtcagtacacaatagcctagccttacccgactcaaaccaaccaaccggagaccaacaccgcctcccatacaagacCTCATACGGAGtaatctgaatactcgattagtAGCTATTGTTGAAGGCAAACTATGCAAGCAGCAGAAACTGATCCAATGAACCCTCTAAATCcatgacacaagtgcgtagcatatcctccaatatctgaatggagagcttggactgtccgtccgtctgagggttaaATGCCTTACTCAACTCAAcatgtgtgcctaactctcgttgtactgctctccaaaactgcgatgtgaactatATGCCCCTATcttgaaggcaaacaatctcgcggatatagatctcaatcaaccactctgaagaataggtagtctcaactagaatgaaatgcatggacttagtcaaccagtccacaatcacccaaataacatcaaacttttTCAAAGTCTGTGTGAGCCCAATTACGAAGTCCATGGCgatacgctcctatttccactcaggaatcccAAGACTCTGAAGTAAATCGCCCGACCTCTGCTGCTCATACTTCAtctgctgacaattcaagcatCGAGCAacaaactccactatgtctttcttcatcctcctctacaaatagtgctacctcaagtcctggtacatctttgcatCACACGGGATggatgaaccgtgtccttaaggacaagaaaatgggggttgtcatactgacgctatctgatgcgatcatataaggaagaccaagaaaccacgcaagctagaacccgactgggctccgaaacatctaacctcacgaactgattggccaagtccTGAACCTCTAATGCAACAGTCAtgtgagtacactaggatatcatcaataaatactatgacaaatgaatcaagatatggatggaatacactaggcatcagatgcatgaatgttgttggggcattggtcagcccaaaagacctCACAatgaactcatagtgaccatagaaGGTCCTAAATGCcttcttcagaatatccgagtcctgaATCTTAAACTGATGATACTCaggcctcaaatcaatcttagagaacaccctagctccctaaagctggtaaaataagtcatcaatgcgcggcaaagtATACtttttcttaattgtaactttgttcaactgcctatagtcaatgcacatccacatagtaccatccttcgtCTTTACAaacagaaccagtgcaccccaaggtgacatagtAGGCCTAATGAACACCTTATCAATAAGCtcttgaagctgctctttcaattacttcaactctgctggtgccataccaCACAGAGGaacagaaatgggctgagtgctcagcaccaggtcaataccaaaatcaatatccatgtcgggtggcatgcccaataggtctgtaggaaacacatctggaaagtctcgtactactagaatagaatcaatggtaggagtattatCACCAACattcctcacaaaagccaaatatgacaaacaccccttcccaaccatccgttgtgccttcagatatgaaatcaccctactgggaacatagtacagagaacctctccactcgattcTAGGTAACACCGGTATCGCCATCgccacggtcttagcatgacaatcaataATAGAATGACACGCggacagccaatccatgccctgaatcacgtcgaaatcaaccatactaagcaataagagatcaaccctagtctccaatcccccaattgTTACTACACATGATCGATAggcacggtccacaataatataatCACCCATCGGCGTAGATATATGAACATGTGAGACTAAGGACTCActgggcatatccagataatgagcaaaatatggtgatacatacgaataagtagaaccagagtcaaataatatagaagcttccctttGGCATaatgagacaatacatgtgatcgcTCTGGATGAAGCAACGccctctggcctggcaggaaaagcatagcatcgagcctaACCGCTACCTGaacggcctccccctctagggcggcctctagctgcctgagccccaccccaaGCTGGCGGAGCTAACCTGACCCTTCTGTTGAACTCAACCTCCAAAACAATGGGGACACTGGCTCCACACATGTCCAAACTCCCCGATGGTGGTGGAGACTAAATCGGACCTCGAGAGCCAGAATAGCTATTCCTACATGTTGGCGAGGACATATTCTCAGTTTGGGCAACAACGGCTTGTGATGATATCGCGGATTAGGTGCGAGATGTTTTTCCGTAATATAAAGATATGCTATTCCGGAGGACATGTAGCCAGTTATAGACCACAACTTAGGCTCGGGGGATTAACTTGAATGAGGTTGTGATTTAGGATTCATTAGTCTGATATATACCTATAGATGAGAGAGATGATATGATGAGCTACGAGATAGCTAAGTATTCACAGTTAGTTGCTCGGGGATTAAGCAAGTACCTCCATAGTCTTCAGGATAATGGATGGTAGTCTACTCCGTACAAGTAATCTCCTTGAAGATAGATGAGGTTAGCATTTTCTATAAGTCGGCATCTACTTAAACCATTTGCGGCATTAGTTCTGTTGTCAAATATTATGTTTATGTATAGGAAAAAACAATTTTAAGTTGACTAGAAAAATAGATTGTTCCGCTAAATCTAAGTAAATTTTCATTTGACGATGTTGGTAATGAACGCGGATAAATTTACTAGTAAATAAGTAGGTGGTCTATAGTATAGCATAAGaaaaattaacctaaatagctgCACACCCAATCGGTTAAACTAGAAATAATCGgcgaatgtataatatatgtataatatatatgtaATCGTATATAATGATAGTATAATTTACGTATACATGCTATAAATATGAATTAGACCAACTATTTGTATAAAGATCAGTATAGGTATAAATGATGATATCAGATGACCCTAACATGGTTGCATTATGGAACAGGATCAACCAATATTGAAGTAATGATGTTCTTGAGCTTGGTAgtggaatgtgtaaatgcatCTTCATCTTTGTAAAGGAGATCTATCACGCGTGCAAGATTGAGAACTCGCATGAGAATAAGCATTGGTACTTCTCTTGGATACAAACATTGTCTGTTTATATCTTTCCATGCATTACTTACTAATTTTTGAAGCTCCAAAAACACCTCTTCTTTTGATGTTCCATGCTGCTTCATGTAGCACTCTACTGCTGAAGGTTCATGTCCTCTTTCCTGTTCAAACTACAAAAATGTGTTCACTTAGAGAAGTAGCTGTAACAAGTTATTGGAAACTAGTTTCCGTCCTATGTATTTTAAGTAAGGGTGTCAAATGAGCGGGTTGGGCTGATTTTGGGCAGGTCAAAATGGGTTGGGTCAATAATTGGGCGGGTTATTTGACCCGTCTAAAAGTTACTTGGGCTAAGATGGGTTAGGTCAATATGGGCTAAAATTTGAGTCATATCCCAACCCACCCAACTCTTATCAATCTTTAGTTGatttatattattttcttatgaattATATAATTGTTAAataagacttttttttttttgttatggtcatatataacatatcaaataaAGAAAATTTAGTTCTAAGATATTTTGGCAAAGTTACTCAATTTGAGCTGAAAATTAACTCAACTTTAAATGAATTGAGATGTGTTGGGTATAGATGAATTGAGTTCAATAAATAGACAGGTCAATAACCGGGCAGGTTGGACGGGTCATTTGGGCTTGGCCAAATTTGACAGCCCTAATTTTAAGCAATGAAAGAACTTTAACAAGCATAACATATTCTTACTTCATGTCCAGCCATGTCATCCATCAGTCTGGCAATTACCGTTGAAGCTTGAACAATTAAAGGTTTATGTGTAACCCAATCCATGACATTCTTGTTTATCAAATTATCGTCTATGCCAACTAAAGAAGTTGTTGCAACCATCATGTAACCACTAGAAACAAGTGCAACCTTCATGTACTCCTCAAAAGTTGGGACATAACAAGCTGAATGAGACCACTTTGCCTCTTCAAAATATGCCCTAGTCAACTTTTTCATCTGTAGTACAAGTCCAAAATATTTAGTCACTATGTCATTAAAGAGTCACTCAGGAATAGCTCATCAacctttggggggggggggggggtgtgcaAGGAAATGGGATTATGTACGATCAACTAAGAATGGaaagaaattagggattttataTAAATAGATGGTCAAATTTACTCTTTAATTTTTTTCTAACCCGAGATTTTATACTAATTATGCACGACTATATATGTATTATACGTAaattatacatatactatacataTGCTAGTTACCTTTAGTTTAAACAATTGGATGAGTGATTATTTAGGTTAAGAGTACCGATATACAAAATGAGAGGAGATCCATGGTAGGGGTCAAACCAAACCCCCCGTATCCAAAGGCATCTTGCCGCAGGTTAATggcttaaatttttttaaaaaaaatctcacTTCTGCTGGATTAGGAATAATAACATTAGAAATGAATAAGTTAAAGACAAAAGAAAGTAAATGAATGCAATTTCCTATGATAAACATTGAACATgcaaatatatattttatgaaCGTGAGAAGTGAATTAATGGCATTGCAAAATTCGTATACCAAAATGGATAATCGAGCATCATATATCAGATTGACAAACTACTTTACCATTCAAAAAACTATGCTGGACCTTTTTAGGACATCATTTACATTTTAACTCTGGTAAAAAAATCTTGGAAAATAAGCATTTCAGTCGATCGCCAGAATTTTTCCATATGAAAATTCCGACGATTGCCATATATTGTGGCCAATCTTGGTGTCACCATATAATAATTTCTGGCGAATatcatatttattatattttgtgGCAAATCCTAGTGATCATTATATCTAATTAATTCTAATAATTGTCATATTTTATGGTAAATTCACGTGATTACCACTTATGGCAATTGCCATATTTTATGACAAATCCTGGTAACCTCCATATGAAAACTTCTGTTGATTGCGAGGAGCGCTTCTCAAAATTCAGATTGGAAGCAATTTTTCCATGACTTTATCTTATCGAGGTTAAAATTTAAAGCGGCGCCGAATGATCCTACTTATACAAAATCACCCTTTACCAAtaattttctctttttatgtttCGTTAATAGTAATTTTCAATTGCAGGAAACGATGTATATTTAATCCAAGAAGAAACGTTGAAATAATTATATGAACGTAGTAATGACCTCATTTTTAGCGTAGTCAACCCGATAAGATTCTCCTCTCTTGGCCAATTCCTCCTCCATTTCAGCATAAACATCGAGAATGGCAAGATAACACGATTTCATGTATGGCGGCAATTTATCAATGGCACTAACGTCCCATCTGCTTGTCAAGAATCTTATAGGTCAATTTGAGCAGTACATAATTAACAGAAATAATATgaccttattttattttttatacatgaaaaatttatttttacacgtaaaaattttatttttacacataaaagATCTATTTTTTACATGTAAAAGAACTAAAAAGGAAAATTTTCTTATTTTAACATTGTAAATGGCCATAATGACGATTTCCTCGTTAGGCAATATGTCCCTATTTTTCAAATGTAATTCTTTATCGACTGCTCC contains:
- the LOC138910805 gene encoding uncharacterized protein, whose protein sequence is MGDYIIVDRAYRSCVVTIGGLETRVDLLLLSMVDFDVIQGMDWLSACHSIIDCHAKTVAMAIPVLPRIEWRGSLYYVPSRVISYLKAQRMVGKGCLSYLAFVRNVGDNTPTIDSILVVRDFPDVFPTDLLGMPPDMDIDFGIDLVLSTQPISVPLCGMAPAELK